In Roseibium salinum, a single genomic region encodes these proteins:
- a CDS encoding IclR family transcriptional regulator yields the protein MATPRNNSIVKGFDILALITPERAEISARTVVAELDMNLATAHRLLTTLAAVGALVSYRRGIYCLGPRIEELGRVEQETNPLSEVVRPIIASASHDLSEAVMASRLTRGGPICMAVARSNRPISVEIKVGTIFLLHCSAQGKLWLASLSRPERDARLGIYRLTEMSSRTIVDRDAFEAELERIRDQGFALNRGENEPDIGAVAVPVMSEDNEIILTLSVFGLLSRFDERFIELAVQRLGRAAHEVRKRRL from the coding sequence ATGGCCACTCCCCGCAACAATTCGATCGTCAAGGGTTTCGACATATTGGCACTGATTACGCCGGAGCGGGCGGAGATATCCGCGCGCACGGTCGTTGCCGAGCTGGACATGAACCTTGCGACAGCGCACAGGCTGCTGACGACGCTCGCAGCGGTGGGGGCGCTGGTGTCCTACAGGCGCGGCATCTACTGCCTCGGTCCGCGCATCGAGGAACTCGGGCGCGTGGAGCAGGAGACAAATCCCTTGTCGGAGGTCGTCCGGCCGATCATCGCAAGCGCGAGCCATGATCTGAGTGAAGCCGTCATGGCAAGCCGGCTGACCCGGGGTGGCCCGATCTGCATGGCCGTTGCGCGGTCAAACCGGCCGATCAGTGTCGAGATCAAGGTCGGCACGATCTTCCTGCTGCATTGCTCCGCCCAGGGAAAGCTCTGGCTCGCCAGCCTGTCCCGACCCGAGCGCGATGCACGCCTCGGGATCTATCGCCTGACGGAAATGAGCAGCCGGACGATTGTTGACCGTGATGCGTTCGAGGCAGAACTGGAGAGGATCCGCGACCAGGGTTTCGCGCTCAACCGGGGGGAGAACGAGCCGGACATCGGCGCCGTTGCCGTTCCGGTGATGTCCGAGGACAATGAAATCATCCTCACCCTGTCCGTATTCGGCCTGCTCAGCCGGTTCGATGAAAGGTTCATCGAACTTGCGGTCCAGCGGCTGGGACGCGCCGCCCATGAAGTGCGTAAACGGCGCCTGTGA
- a CDS encoding ATP-binding cassette domain-containing protein has protein sequence MQKKPAGAGQSITLQHLAGFLRRNGAAHVRALFLYSVLVNVTLLAPSFHMMQVYDRVLTSGSGGTLVAITAIVLFALCVYAVGETVRGRVAQRLSAVYAIGVSRKLFARLGQPAAMDRSAAYIRDFAMARQFLSSRGFVSFFDLPFVPFYLALLLFVHPSICLLTVAGLGAMAAAGYFNFKWTEASREHSRAMDNEAAGFAQSVYSRSTEVRAFGMVPHLLTAWGRKMAEVLVAGEEAATVSSTLYAASRAIRQAIQVITMAWGAWLVLGGNMSGGMIFLASMISGRALAPLEQIIGGWENILRSLEAFNNIEDLTGPDKGLQRRPDLPQPEGHLRARNLVFSGLGGRPVLAGASLDVRPGEVVLLEGAPGAGKSVLMSILAGARSPEAGELLLDGALRDRWPQGQWGQVIGYCGEETGLLSGTIAQNISRFDPAAELDEVYRVTKALGVHELVLKLPQGYQTVISNSFDLLPAGGRKQIALARAFYGRPRVLLLDQPALFLDQKSEGALLNMLADAKREQAAIILVNRSPMLSRIVDRAVTIENGRIVASALPETARPRRTTHPARFAVPAGVTKSGAA, from the coding sequence TTGCAGAAGAAGCCGGCGGGTGCTGGGCAGAGTATCACGCTACAACATCTTGCCGGTTTTCTTCGTCGGAACGGGGCGGCGCACGTCCGCGCGCTGTTTCTCTATTCCGTTCTCGTCAACGTGACGTTGCTCGCACCCTCGTTCCACATGATGCAGGTCTATGACCGGGTCCTGACATCCGGGTCCGGCGGAACACTGGTGGCGATCACGGCCATCGTCCTCTTCGCCCTTTGCGTCTACGCAGTAGGTGAAACCGTTCGGGGGCGTGTGGCGCAAAGGCTGTCGGCCGTCTATGCGATCGGGGTGTCGCGCAAGCTCTTTGCGCGCCTCGGACAGCCCGCCGCCATGGACCGGTCCGCCGCCTATATCCGCGATTTTGCGATGGCGCGCCAGTTTCTCTCTTCCCGGGGGTTCGTCTCGTTTTTCGATCTTCCATTCGTGCCGTTTTACCTCGCCCTGCTTCTCTTCGTGCATCCGTCGATCTGCCTGTTGACGGTGGCGGGTCTGGGCGCCATGGCGGCGGCCGGATATTTCAATTTCAAATGGACCGAGGCCAGCCGCGAGCATAGCCGTGCCATGGACAACGAGGCGGCGGGCTTCGCGCAAAGCGTCTATTCCAGAAGCACGGAAGTTCGGGCTTTCGGCATGGTGCCGCATCTTCTGACCGCCTGGGGGCGGAAAATGGCCGAAGTGCTCGTCGCCGGCGAGGAGGCCGCGACGGTTTCCTCCACGCTTTACGCCGCAAGCCGCGCCATCCGCCAGGCGATCCAGGTGATCACCATGGCGTGGGGCGCCTGGCTCGTTCTCGGCGGCAACATGTCGGGCGGCATGATCTTCCTTGCCTCGATGATCTCCGGCCGTGCCCTGGCGCCGCTCGAGCAGATCATCGGCGGCTGGGAGAATATCCTGAGGTCGCTCGAGGCCTTCAACAACATCGAGGACCTGACGGGACCGGACAAGGGCCTGCAAAGGCGGCCGGACCTGCCGCAGCCAGAAGGACATTTGCGTGCGCGCAATCTGGTCTTCAGCGGCCTTGGCGGCAGGCCCGTCCTTGCCGGAGCTTCGCTCGACGTACGGCCCGGAGAAGTGGTGTTGCTGGAGGGTGCGCCGGGGGCGGGCAAATCGGTTCTGATGTCCATCCTCGCCGGCGCAAGGTCGCCGGAGGCGGGAGAGCTGTTGCTGGACGGTGCTCTACGCGATCGCTGGCCCCAGGGCCAGTGGGGACAGGTGATCGGGTATTGCGGCGAGGAGACGGGGCTGCTGTCGGGCACCATCGCACAGAATATCAGCCGGTTCGACCCGGCCGCCGAACTTGACGAGGTCTACCGCGTCACCAAGGCGCTCGGTGTGCATGAACTGGTGCTGAAGCTGCCGCAGGGCTATCAGACCGTGATTTCCAATTCGTTCGATCTGCTGCCCGCCGGCGGCCGCAAGCAGATCGCACTCGCCCGCGCGTTCTACGGCCGGCCGAGGGTGCTGCTGCTCGATCAGCCTGCGCTGTTCCTCGATCAGAAATCCGAAGGCGCCCTGCTCAACATGCTGGCGGACGCGAAGCGCGAGCAGGCGGCCATCATCCTCGTCAACCGGTCCCCAATGCTGTCCCGCATCGTTGACCGGGCCGTGACGATCGAAAACGGCCGGATCGTTGCCTCGGCTCTGCCGGAGACTGCGAGGCCTCGCAGGACGACCCATCCGGCACGCTTTGCCGTTCCGGCCGGGGTAACGAAATCCGGGGCCGCCTGA
- a CDS encoding ornithine cyclodeaminase family protein gives MILITETQSSGLVTPELAFNAVRQAFIAAVDPAAASFPVVIAHASDPQNRFTIKSAAGAELAGLKVGAYFPSNDARGLPRHASTILLIDQASGRIGALVEGSVVNCYRTAAADAVATDALARPEAEVLALFGTGHQAAYEAEAIARIRALSRVLVVGRDPSRAAAFVEKLRASGLPADTAEPEAAVRAADIVVTATTSTAPLFDADWVRPGTHVSSMGSDSQGKQELPPSLFPRARLFCDLPDQSANIGEFQHAQPGTTLTAIGAVLSGAASGRQNGDEITVFDSSGISLQDLHMARAIIDAAGGNSVAAN, from the coding sequence ATGATCCTGATTACCGAGACGCAGTCCTCCGGGCTCGTCACCCCAGAACTCGCCTTCAATGCGGTGCGGCAGGCCTTCATTGCGGCCGTCGACCCCGCCGCAGCGAGCTTTCCGGTGGTCATCGCCCATGCCAGCGATCCGCAGAACCGGTTCACGATCAAATCGGCCGCCGGGGCGGAACTCGCGGGGCTCAAGGTCGGGGCCTATTTCCCAAGCAACGATGCTCGCGGCCTGCCGCGCCACGCCTCGACGATCTTGCTGATCGACCAGGCATCGGGACGGATCGGCGCGTTGGTGGAGGGGTCGGTCGTCAACTGCTACCGCACGGCCGCGGCGGATGCCGTGGCGACCGACGCCCTGGCACGTCCGGAGGCCGAGGTCCTGGCGCTGTTCGGGACCGGCCATCAGGCCGCATACGAGGCCGAGGCGATCGCCCGCATCCGAGCCCTTTCCCGCGTGCTGGTGGTCGGCCGAGACCCCTCCCGTGCCGCGGCGTTCGTCGAGAAGCTGCGCGCCAGTGGCCTGCCCGCCGACACCGCCGAGCCCGAAGCCGCCGTCCGCGCCGCCGATATCGTCGTCACGGCGACCACGTCCACGGCGCCCCTGTTCGACGCAGATTGGGTGCGGCCGGGCACGCACGTTTCCTCCATGGGGTCGGATTCGCAGGGCAAGCAGGAGCTGCCGCCAAGCCTCTTCCCCCGCGCACGGCTCTTCTGCGATCTGCCGGACCAATCCGCCAATATCGGCGAGTTCCAGCACGCGCAGCCCGGCACGACCCTTACCGCCATCGGCGCGGTGCTGTCGGGAGCCGCCTCCGGCCGGCAGAACGGGGACGAGATCACCGTCTTCGACAGCTCGGGCATTTCCCTTCAGGATCTCCACATGGCAAGAGCCATCATCGATGCTGCCGGCGGAAATTCCGTCGCCGCAAATTGA
- a CDS encoding fumarylacetoacetate hydrolase family protein produces MKLATFSSDGQMLWGAVADDGVIALSPDFPQWKTLRQVIEADALGTVLAAAEGRSPTHKNGAFRWEIPIPDPEKIICVGVNFPDRNAEYKDGQEAPPNMSLFIRFPRSFVGHETPLTRPPETPQLDYEGEIAIVIGKGGRRIAERSALSHIAALTLCNEGTLRDWVRHAKFNVTQGKNWDGSGAMGPWLVPYRGPDQIADIQLQTRVNGELRQDDRTGRMLFPVARQIAYISTFTTLVPGDIIVTGTPTGAGARFDPPRYLIPGDTVEVAAQGIGVLRNGVVDE; encoded by the coding sequence ATGAAACTGGCAACTTTCTCTTCTGACGGCCAAATGCTCTGGGGCGCGGTCGCGGACGATGGCGTGATCGCGCTGTCGCCCGACTTCCCGCAGTGGAAGACATTGCGCCAGGTGATCGAGGCCGATGCGCTCGGGACTGTGCTGGCGGCCGCCGAAGGACGTTCCCCGACCCATAAGAACGGGGCATTCCGTTGGGAGATACCTATTCCCGATCCGGAGAAAATCATCTGCGTCGGCGTGAACTTCCCCGATCGCAACGCCGAGTACAAGGACGGGCAGGAAGCCCCGCCCAACATGAGCCTGTTCATCCGGTTTCCGCGGTCCTTCGTGGGCCATGAGACGCCTCTGACCCGTCCGCCGGAAACGCCGCAACTCGACTACGAGGGCGAGATCGCCATCGTCATCGGCAAAGGCGGCCGCCGCATTGCGGAACGCAGCGCCCTCTCCCACATCGCGGCGCTGACGCTGTGCAACGAGGGGACGTTGCGGGACTGGGTGCGGCACGCGAAGTTTAATGTCACACAGGGCAAGAACTGGGATGGTTCGGGGGCCATGGGGCCCTGGCTTGTCCCGTATCGCGGACCGGACCAGATTGCCGATATTCAGCTGCAGACCCGGGTCAACGGCGAGCTGCGCCAGGACGACCGCACCGGCCGCATGCTCTTTCCCGTGGCCCGGCAAATCGCCTATATATCGACCTTCACGACACTGGTTCCCGGCGACATAATCGTCACCGGCACGCCAACCGGTGCCGGCGCACGCTTCGATCCGCCCCGATATCTCATTCCAGGCGATACTGTCGAAGTGGCGGCGCAGGGCATTGGCGTGCTGCGCAATGGAGTGGTTGACGAATGA
- a CDS encoding thiamine pyrophosphate-requiring protein, translating to MSKDQVESITAGGAIFGKLKALGVDYVFANSGTDFPPIIEGLIEARREKIDLPVPVTCPHEGAAVAMAHGYYQISGRMQSVMLHTNVGLANGAIGAINASCDHVPVMLLSGRTPVTEKGRFGARTVPIGWGQEMFDQAALVREACKWDYELRFPEQVAELFDRAWAIANSTPKGPVYLSLPREVLCERTPPKGLDTPSSMAPVVTAPEPQSLARAADLLAAAKSPLIISQRGTGSRGTFEAFGRFVDDWALPVSHYWANQLSLPLAHPMQIGEQPEELLAEADVVLVVNSLAPWWPDKVSLRDDVKVIHLGPDPLFTRTPVRNFNADVTLAGETAQALGMLMAAMEKLPRDAQAIAARRARIASLAETNRKAVIAEAEKGAGGPMSKEWVSLCVGRAIKGRKATIFHELGLPLGPLDLEDHNSFFKEPHSGGLGWGLPAALGAQLAERDRLVFATMGDGSYMFANPTACHMIAEAMELPVITLVLNNEEWGAVRTSVAGLYKGGLTSTSNDVPMTRLQPSPDFTRTAEASRAYTETVTTGDALPSALERAIRVATEDKRQVLLNILIAPTGSH from the coding sequence GTGTCGAAGGATCAGGTCGAAAGCATCACCGCGGGCGGAGCAATCTTCGGCAAGCTGAAGGCCCTCGGCGTAGACTACGTTTTTGCCAATTCGGGCACCGACTTCCCGCCCATCATCGAGGGCCTCATCGAAGCGCGGCGCGAGAAGATCGATTTGCCCGTACCGGTGACATGCCCACATGAAGGCGCGGCCGTCGCAATGGCCCATGGGTACTATCAGATTTCCGGTCGCATGCAGTCGGTCATGCTGCATACGAATGTCGGTCTCGCAAATGGCGCGATCGGGGCGATCAACGCCTCCTGCGACCATGTTCCGGTGATGCTGCTTTCCGGCCGTACCCCGGTCACGGAAAAGGGCAGGTTCGGTGCCCGCACCGTGCCGATCGGCTGGGGCCAGGAGATGTTCGACCAGGCAGCGCTGGTTCGCGAGGCGTGCAAGTGGGACTACGAGTTGCGCTTTCCAGAGCAAGTGGCCGAGTTGTTCGACCGGGCCTGGGCGATCGCGAACTCCACGCCCAAGGGACCGGTCTATCTCAGCCTGCCGCGCGAGGTGCTGTGCGAACGGACACCGCCGAAGGGACTGGATACGCCTTCCTCGATGGCCCCGGTCGTCACGGCGCCGGAGCCGCAATCCCTTGCCCGCGCCGCTGACCTGCTGGCGGCGGCGAAGTCGCCGCTCATCATCAGCCAGCGCGGCACCGGATCCCGTGGGACGTTCGAGGCCTTCGGCCGGTTCGTCGACGACTGGGCCCTGCCGGTCAGTCACTACTGGGCGAACCAGCTCTCGCTCCCGCTCGCTCATCCGATGCAGATCGGCGAACAGCCGGAAGAGCTGCTGGCCGAGGCCGATGTTGTGCTGGTGGTCAATTCGCTGGCGCCGTGGTGGCCGGACAAGGTCAGCCTGCGGGACGACGTCAAGGTTATCCATCTGGGTCCCGACCCGCTGTTCACCCGCACGCCCGTTCGCAACTTCAACGCCGACGTGACCCTCGCAGGGGAGACGGCGCAGGCTCTGGGGATGCTCATGGCGGCGATGGAGAAGCTGCCCCGCGATGCGCAGGCCATCGCCGCCCGTCGTGCCCGGATCGCCTCGCTGGCCGAGACGAACCGCAAGGCCGTCATCGCCGAGGCCGAGAAGGGCGCCGGCGGCCCGATGAGCAAGGAATGGGTCAGCCTGTGCGTCGGCCGCGCCATCAAGGGCAGGAAGGCGACGATCTTCCATGAACTCGGCCTGCCGCTCGGCCCGCTGGATCTCGAGGATCACAACAGCTTCTTCAAGGAGCCCCATTCCGGCGGCCTCGGCTGGGGCCTGCCTGCGGCGCTCGGGGCTCAGCTGGCGGAACGCGACCGGCTGGTTTTTGCCACGATGGGCGATGGCAGCTACATGTTCGCCAATCCGACCGCGTGCCATATGATCGCCGAGGCGATGGAACTGCCGGTCATCACCCTGGTGCTCAACAATGAAGAATGGGGTGCGGTGCGGACATCCGTCGCCGGGCTCTACAAGGGAGGGCTCACCTCGACATCGAACGACGTGCCCATGACGCGCCTGCAGCCGAGCCCGGATTTCACCAGGACGGCTGAGGCCAGCCGGGCCTACACGGAAACCGTGACCACCGGCGACGCGCTGCCCTCAGCACTGGAACGTGCAATTCGCGTGGCGACGGAAGACAAGCGGCAAGTGCTTCTCAATATCCTGATCGCCCCGACCGGATCGCACTGA
- a CDS encoding LysR family transcriptional regulator, producing MIDIADLRFLTALSSAPSLAAAARSLNVTPPAVSQRLAQIEDRLHLRLIERGRGPLRLTAEGAYLIERASGILGELETLADEMAARAGRIEGPLQVIAPFGFGRLRVAPILSRFAGENPELRPSLVLSEDPLGAMRAGPWDVMIHVGRLPDLRITQRKLAPNRRYLVAAPSYAARFGLPRDPGEIAGHRVGVVREDRADATLWPLTGPDGGETSLRVHPVYACNDGEVVRAWALDGYGIVERSEWSVSQDLQDGRLIRVLPDWSLPDADIVALLNPRAVRAARVDAFVDRLAAEITSAGA from the coding sequence ATGATCGATATCGCTGACCTTCGCTTCCTGACGGCGCTGTCCTCCGCGCCAAGTCTCGCCGCCGCGGCGCGCAGCCTGAACGTCACTCCCCCGGCGGTTTCGCAACGGCTGGCCCAGATCGAGGACCGGCTGCACCTGCGGCTGATCGAACGCGGGCGCGGTCCGCTACGCCTCACCGCGGAAGGGGCGTACCTTATCGAACGGGCCAGTGGCATTCTCGGCGAACTGGAGACGCTGGCGGATGAGATGGCCGCACGTGCGGGACGGATCGAGGGACCGCTGCAGGTTATCGCTCCCTTCGGTTTCGGGCGGCTCCGCGTGGCGCCGATCCTTTCGCGTTTCGCCGGCGAGAACCCCGAGCTTCGCCCTTCGCTCGTCCTCAGCGAAGACCCGCTGGGAGCCATGCGGGCCGGACCCTGGGACGTGATGATCCATGTTGGACGATTGCCCGACCTGAGGATCACGCAGCGCAAGCTGGCGCCGAACCGCCGATACCTGGTGGCGGCGCCGAGTTATGCCGCGCGCTTCGGATTGCCTCGGGACCCCGGGGAGATTGCGGGCCATCGGGTGGGCGTGGTGCGCGAGGACAGGGCCGACGCTACGCTCTGGCCGCTGACCGGCCCGGACGGCGGCGAGACGAGCCTGCGCGTCCATCCCGTCTATGCCTGCAATGACGGCGAGGTAGTCAGGGCATGGGCGCTCGACGGCTACGGCATCGTGGAGCGATCCGAATGGAGCGTCTCTCAGGACTTGCAGGACGGCCGGCTGATCCGGGTCCTGCCCGACTGGTCCCTGCCCGATGCCGATATCGTGGCACTGCTGAACCCCCGCGCCGTCCGCGCGGCCCGTGTCGACGCATTCGTGGATCGGCTCGCGGCGGAGATCACGAGCGCCGGCGCATGA
- a CDS encoding DSD1 family PLP-dependent enzyme: MPSGQTSLQDLQTPALLLDEARMTRNIERLAERAKTLGVTLRPHLKTAKSVEIARRLTGGEARPITVSTLAEAEAFHAAGHTDILYAVGIAPQKLARVQALREQGCDLVVILDSPAQAQAVAEAGVPALIEIDSDGHRGGLLPDDPALVEIGRVLHAGDNLRGVMTHAGESYMVRGNAAHADFAERERSAAVRAADALRDAGLPCPVVSVGSTPTAHAARDLSGVTELRAGVYMFFDLVMAGIDVCGMDDIALTVLTTVIGHQPAKGWVMIDAGWMAMSRDRGTAAQDVDLGYGVVCDAEGRVMRDLIVSTANQEHGIVSLRPGAAGPMPDLPLGTHLRILPNHACATAAQHDRYNVLPANGGPMNTWHRFGGW; encoded by the coding sequence ATGCCGTCCGGCCAGACCAGCCTTCAAGACCTGCAGACACCCGCTCTCCTGCTTGACGAAGCCAGGATGACGCGCAACATCGAACGACTGGCGGAGCGGGCAAAGACACTCGGCGTCACGTTGAGGCCGCATCTGAAGACCGCAAAGTCCGTAGAGATCGCGCGGCGCCTGACCGGGGGCGAGGCCAGGCCGATCACCGTTTCCACCCTGGCCGAAGCCGAGGCGTTCCATGCCGCCGGCCACACGGACATCCTCTATGCCGTAGGGATCGCCCCGCAAAAGCTGGCGCGCGTGCAGGCGCTGCGCGAGCAGGGGTGCGACCTAGTGGTGATCCTCGACAGCCCCGCCCAGGCGCAGGCGGTCGCCGAGGCGGGCGTACCGGCGCTGATCGAGATCGATAGCGACGGCCACCGCGGCGGCCTTCTTCCGGACGACCCGGCGCTGGTCGAGATCGGGCGCGTCCTGCATGCCGGCGACAATCTGCGCGGCGTGATGACCCATGCGGGCGAAAGCTACATGGTACGCGGCAACGCCGCCCATGCCGACTTCGCCGAACGTGAACGCAGCGCGGCCGTCAGGGCGGCAGACGCGCTGCGGGATGCGGGGCTGCCCTGCCCGGTGGTCAGCGTCGGATCGACGCCGACCGCCCATGCCGCGCGCGATCTGTCGGGCGTCACCGAACTGCGCGCCGGCGTCTACATGTTCTTCGACCTCGTGATGGCGGGTATCGACGTCTGCGGCATGGACGACATAGCCCTCACGGTCCTGACCACGGTCATCGGGCACCAGCCGGCCAAGGGCTGGGTGATGATCGATGCTGGCTGGATGGCGATGTCACGCGACCGGGGCACGGCGGCCCAGGATGTGGATCTGGGCTACGGCGTCGTCTGCGATGCGGAGGGGCGGGTGATGCGCGACCTGATCGTCAGCACGGCCAATCAGGAACACGGGATCGTCTCGTTGCGCCCCGGCGCGGCCGGCCCAATGCCGGACCTACCTCTGGGAACGCATCTGCGCATCCTGCCCAACCACGCCTGCGCAACCGCCGCGCAACATGATCGATACAATGTGCTGCCTGCCAACGGCGGACCCATGAACACCTGGCACCGCTTCGGCGGCTGGTAA
- the hpaD gene encoding 3,4-dihydroxyphenylacetate 2,3-dioxygenase — MPIPAPNLYPPFNIVRLSHVELSVTDLDWARAFYVDTLGLQVTHEESSSIYLRAMEERGHHCVILRKAPRASVGVLGFKVWDEQDLDKAAEWFQAKGRGVEWIERPFMGRVLRTTDLFGVPLEFYSKMDRLPPIHQKYKLYRGVRPLRIDHFNMFSPDVDASVEFYGEMGFRVTEYTADEETGRTWAAWMHRKGGVHDVAFTNGTGPRLHHTAFWVPTPLSVIDLLDLMSTTGYVTNIERGPGRHGISNAFFLYIRDRDGHRTEIYCSDYQTCDPDLEPIKWDLKDPQRQTLWGAPAPRSWFEEGSVFDGAELRESKLKAQPIVAP, encoded by the coding sequence ATGCCGATACCCGCACCCAATCTCTACCCGCCTTTCAACATCGTCAGGCTGAGCCATGTCGAGCTGTCGGTCACCGATCTCGATTGGGCCCGTGCCTTCTACGTCGATACGCTGGGTCTGCAGGTGACGCATGAGGAGTCTTCCTCGATCTACCTGCGCGCCATGGAGGAGCGGGGGCATCACTGCGTCATCCTCAGGAAGGCGCCCAGGGCCAGCGTCGGTGTGCTCGGCTTCAAGGTCTGGGACGAACAGGATCTGGACAAGGCGGCCGAATGGTTCCAGGCAAAGGGACGCGGCGTGGAATGGATCGAGCGTCCGTTCATGGGCCGCGTGCTGCGCACGACGGACCTCTTCGGCGTGCCGCTCGAGTTCTACTCGAAGATGGACCGCCTGCCGCCGATCCATCAGAAATACAAACTCTATCGCGGCGTAAGACCGCTGCGCATCGACCATTTCAACATGTTTTCGCCCGATGTGGATGCGTCGGTCGAATTCTATGGCGAAATGGGCTTCCGCGTCACCGAATACACGGCGGACGAGGAAACCGGGCGCACCTGGGCCGCCTGGATGCACCGCAAGGGCGGCGTGCATGACGTGGCCTTCACCAACGGCACCGGCCCGCGCCTGCATCACACCGCCTTCTGGGTGCCGACGCCGCTCAGCGTCATCGACCTTCTCGACCTGATGTCGACGACCGGCTATGTCACCAATATCGAGCGGGGGCCGGGCCGCCACGGTATCTCCAACGCCTTCTTTCTCTACATCCGCGACAGGGACGGGCACCGGACCGAAATCTATTGCTCCGACTACCAGACCTGCGATCCCGATCTCGAACCGATCAAATGGGATTTGAAGGATCCGCAACGCCAGACCCTGTGGGGCGCCCCCGCCCCGCGCAGCTGGTTTGAGGAAGGCAGCGTCTTCGATGGTGCGGAGCTGAGGGAAAGCAAGCTCAAGGCGCAGCCGATCGTCGCCCCATGA
- the hpaH gene encoding 2-oxo-hept-4-ene-1,7-dioate hydratase — protein sequence MTPDAIEDAAAKLLKAEKAGEQCGLLSLAHPGMTLDDAYAVQAALIARKKAEGRKGIGWKIGLTSRAMQQALNIETPDSGVLLDDMLFADGTTIPAGRFIQPRIEAEIAFIMKQPLKGEQVTRDDVVAATEHVAPSIEILDTRIQRADPVTGKARLITDTVSDNAANAGIVLGAQRHAVDAFDLRRVGAIVKRNGVVEETGLGAGVLDDPVAGILWLVRRLARYGAGIAAGEIVLSGSFVRPVEAPAGAEFEADFGPFGSVKVTFG from the coding sequence ATGACACCGGATGCTATCGAGGACGCTGCGGCGAAACTGCTGAAGGCGGAAAAGGCCGGCGAGCAATGCGGCCTGCTCAGTCTTGCCCATCCGGGCATGACGCTCGACGATGCCTACGCGGTGCAAGCGGCGCTCATCGCGCGCAAGAAAGCCGAAGGCCGCAAGGGCATCGGCTGGAAAATCGGCCTCACGTCGCGCGCCATGCAGCAGGCACTGAATATCGAAACACCGGATTCCGGCGTCCTCCTCGACGACATGCTGTTTGCCGACGGCACCACCATTCCCGCCGGGCGCTTCATTCAGCCGCGTATCGAGGCGGAGATTGCCTTCATCATGAAGCAGCCGCTGAAGGGCGAACAGGTGACCCGTGACGACGTTGTTGCGGCAACAGAACATGTCGCCCCGTCGATCGAGATTCTCGACACCCGCATCCAGCGCGCGGATCCGGTTACCGGCAAGGCCCGCCTGATCACCGACACGGTCTCCGACAACGCGGCCAACGCCGGCATCGTGCTCGGTGCGCAGCGTCACGCCGTCGATGCATTCGATCTGCGCCGGGTCGGTGCGATCGTCAAGCGGAACGGCGTGGTCGAGGAAACCGGTCTGGGAGCCGGCGTGCTGGACGATCCGGTGGCAGGAATCTTGTGGCTGGTGCGCCGCCTTGCGCGCTATGGTGCTGGCATTGCCGCCGGCGAGATCGTGCTGTCCGGCTCCTTCGTCAGGCCGGTCGAAGCGCCGGCCGGAGCTGAGTTCGAGGCCGATTTCGGGCCGTTCGGCTCCGTCAAAGTGACTTTTGGATAG
- a CDS encoding HpcH/HpaI aldolase/citrate lyase family protein: MPAPENTLKKRLQSGETCIGCWIGLADPYLAEISATAEFDWLLIDGEHAPNDLRSLSAQLAAIEGKGPSPVVRLPDDDPVKIKQVLDIGAQTLLVPMVETAAQADRTFRAMQYPPIGFRGVGAALARASRFAAIPDYLTSAGGELCLLVQVENRAGLHALDDILAVDGVDGVFIGPSDLAADMGHIGKPNEAEVKEAVVGALQRIRAAGKIAGVLSTDPDYIDDCRKAGANFLGVGIDVTTFAGAMRALARKYR; encoded by the coding sequence ATGCCCGCGCCGGAAAACACCCTCAAGAAACGCCTTCAATCCGGCGAAACCTGCATCGGTTGCTGGATCGGACTGGCGGATCCCTACCTGGCGGAGATTTCCGCTACCGCCGAATTCGATTGGCTGCTGATCGATGGTGAGCATGCGCCGAACGACCTGCGGTCGCTGTCGGCACAGCTGGCGGCGATCGAGGGCAAGGGCCCCTCCCCGGTTGTCCGCCTTCCCGACGACGACCCGGTCAAGATCAAGCAGGTCCTCGACATCGGCGCCCAGACCCTGCTCGTCCCGATGGTGGAAACTGCCGCACAGGCCGATCGGACCTTCCGGGCAATGCAGTATCCGCCGATCGGTTTCCGCGGTGTCGGCGCCGCCCTGGCACGGGCATCCCGCTTTGCCGCCATTCCCGATTACCTGACGTCGGCGGGCGGCGAGCTTTGCCTGCTGGTCCAGGTGGAAAACCGCGCCGGTCTCCATGCGCTTGACGATATACTGGCCGTCGACGGTGTCGATGGCGTGTTCATCGGTCCCTCGGACCTTGCCGCCGACATGGGGCATATCGGCAAACCGAACGAGGCGGAAGTCAAGGAGGCCGTAGTCGGCGCCCTTCAGCGCATCCGCGCGGCCGGCAAGATCGCAGGCGTGCTTTCGACCGATCCGGACTATATCGACGATTGCCGAAAGGCCGGCGCGAATTTCCTCGGCGTGGGAATAGACGTGACGACCTTCGCCGGTGCCATGCGCGCCCTGGCGCGCAAGTATCGCTGA